The Lycium barbarum isolate Lr01 chromosome 4, ASM1917538v2, whole genome shotgun sequence nucleotide sequence TTAAGCATATCAGGTCCTAAGCACTTATAAATGAGGTGAGGTAGGTTGACATAGTCCAACTATAATGAGCCTTTGAATTTCTAGGATACAGAGGATTCTGTGGTTGATCACAACTAATTCGGGATTGAAATTAATCTCTTCACAGTCATAACAAAACTCGCATATGTGATCTTTAAGCTAGCAGGTCCTAAGCACGGATAAAAGAGGAAGGTGAGGTAGGTTGACATAGTCTAACTATGAGGAATCTTTGAATTCTAAGATACAGAGGATTCATGTGGTTGATCCCAACTAGTTTGGGATTGTGTCATCTTCATTGGTATTACTTGGTATTAAGTTTTTCAGTCTTATCGAATTAATTATCAGCTCATTATAGCAAAATTTAGTGAGTAAAATGTTCTCGTGGCTCATAGACTTTTCTTTTGATATTTTCATGTGTAAAATGTAAATTAAGTGTCTATTTCCTTGTTATCAACCGTTGCAAGTAATCTTTTGTGCTTTTTCAACTATCAAAAGAAGCAAGAAAGTAGAATGTTGAAGAATAAGAATCGGTTTTTTAGCATTTAACCCCCCTTTATGTTATGGATTATTgacaagtgacaacaaaaattaCTAAAGGATATGTATGAAAGAGCCTTTACTGGTGTGTGAACAGTAACAGGAGATACAAAGGAATAACAGGAGATAGAAAGGAATTTCCCATACTTCCTTACTTTAGTTATAGGAGATTAGGAGTTAACTAACAATAATACAATAAAGAATGAGGTTATATTGTATATGCTATTCACAGACGATATTGTGTTAATTGACGTAACTAGCGAGGGTGTTAACCAAATTCTTGAATTATGGAGAAGCACTATAGAGAATAAGGTTTTAAGATAAGTAGATGTAAAACTGAAATATATGCACTATAGGATTGTATAGTGCAGTGTCCTAACATGTCATATGTTGTTAGCGTGGTGAGTAGTAGAGATGGATTCAAGATTTGGCCTTCATGGGTTACGGATTCGAGGACAGTGATTTCAAGTGCTAGTAATGAGTTCTGAATTAACTTTTGTACATATTTAGTGAATTTCTTAACACATATATAGGGTCAGGGGTGGAGCTAGAAGAATAAATATGGGTTCGGCGGAACCCATTAGTTTTACTCAAACAGTGTATTTTGTGttaagaaattcattaaatatgtacaaatatTATATTTAGAATTTAGTTATTATCACTTGAAATCGTCATTGTAAAATCCAGAATCATGAAGCTGAAATCCCGACTCCGCCTCTGGATAGGGTATGGGCCATAACTACTGGATTCTGGCGTTCTTAAAGCCAACATCCAACCCAGATGAGTAGATATATGGCATGTCCTTGAAAAGAGCTATAACAAACAGTGAAATGAATTTTGAGATATTTCAAGGGTATTACAGATATTGGTCTGACATTTGACCAAAGCAAGATGACATACTCAGTCTGTTGCGGACTTGTATAGGAGGAGATCTTAACAGTCTGCTTGCTTACTCTTTGTGTTGGTGAGTGGTGATATCATTGGAATGCAACTGTGCAAACTATCACTTATGCAACTGTGCAACCTATCACTTAGTCTAAATAAGTGGCTCTCTTACAGATGCAACAAAAAAATTCTTTGGCCACAGGTTGGTGAGTGAATTTGGGCTGATAAGTAGTTGTGGCCAGGTGGGTGAATTCAGGCTAACAAAGAGGTAGGCATCAATATTTTGTTACAGTTGGAATGACATCACGAGGAACTCGAAGTGACTATATttggttctgaaggccgtctttgtTACAGTTGGAATGACTCGAAGTGAAAATTCTTGTGTTGATTATTTTATTTTCCACTGCATTACCTTCTTAAGCAAACTGTTTCAAGAATCAGATTCTTGAAACACATAGGAGTAGCCCGATcttaacaagtggtatcagagctagaTCTTTCTACAAAGGCTAGTACCTTGAAAGATGGCAGCACCTCCTGCAGTACCAGACCCCTCGATTCCATGGAAATTAGTATGGCTAGGGGGAAGCCTGTACTGAAGATCATATAACTAGTTTCATTCAGAGCTATGGGAAATTATTCAGAAAGGACCACATATTCCCAAAGCATCAACTAGTGAAGTGATGACCCTCTATTGTTTAaagagcttatgaattgtgtATTTAGTGGTTGTGTTGGTAATCACATTTTTTTTATTAGATGATGTTATTCTTGGATATTTAAAAGGAGTGTTTATGCATAAAATAACTAAGTGGGTTAAATGGTTGCATAGTCACTTCCTATATCATATTAAATCTAATAATTAGAGTTTGTTAAATATTTAATAAAGACAAAAGGTGCTCATTCACGGAAAGCTTAAAAGATCAAAATTGTTCAGAATATATATTTAAAAGACCATCTTAAACTTATCGTCAAATACCagagaccatttttgtcatttttttcatatatattccCACAGGGATTGAGGCGGAAATTATTATGGGGAGGGTGCGATATTGTTCCATGCTCATGCAAATGTTCCTAGAAAATTGCTATTTGGAAATTGGAGGACCATTTTATTACGGCAAAATGGCAGAGCAACATATATATGTACGGCAAGCCTTGCAAATATATATCCTCAATCATATCTAGCATGTGTTAGGTGAGAATTATTTGCAACAAGGGTTAGGATAATGGAGGAACTTCGTAGGTTGATGGGGTTGTCTAATGGAGTACCAGATGAGGCTCCACAAGGATGATCAGACCCTAATTAGGATTTGTagtgttttttgtttgtttggatgTTATTAACAAATTTTCAGTTATAATTATTGTAGGCGTAATTTTGGTGTATTTTTATTCTAGCATTCGCATATCTCTTATTCTTTTGCCATGCCTTTCTATACTGCTTTGGATTGCCTGTTCTTATCTCTAGCACTATCTGATTGTTTCTTTTACTTCGTCGTCCTATTATCTTGCTGTTATTACTGCTTATAATTACTGtttattattacttatgctttttcatctctccttgagtcgggggtctatcggaaacagcatCCCTACCCTTCAAAAggtggggtaaggtctgcgtacattctactctccccagaccccacctagTGGGATTATattaggtatgttgttgtattttggatgtattttattttttattccaTCATCCAAGTTGATATTTaagtttatcttgtatgaagACTACCATTTTGGGTTGTTTTTTTCTCTTGCTTCATCACTAGTTGCATTTTATGTTTAAAAAACAAAAGCCTAACTGCGAAGTGATCGTTAAGAATAATGATGGTTATGTGAAAGTGACTTCTTGAGTCATTCATGGACCAAATCGGTGCTGGTGGAAAGCCTGTATTGAAGATCATATAAAAGGTTTCATCCAGAGCTATGAGAAATTATTCAGAAAGGAGCACATATTCCCAAAGCATCAACTAATAATTTCCATGGAATTGTGGGGTCTTGTGGTTGATTGACCTTCTTGTATTGTAGGAGGTGCCGCCATCTTTCAAGGTTAGAAAGGtctagctctgataccacttattAGGATCAGGCTACTCCTATGCGTTTCAAAAATCTGATTTGGTAAATATTTCAAGCGGTCACTTTCACATAACCATCATTATTCTTGGCAGTCACTTTTCActtaggctttttttttttttttttttaaaccataaAATGCAACTAGAAAAGCAGTGATGAACAAGAGAAAAAAACAACCCAAAGTGGTAGTCTTCATACGAGATAAACTTAACATATATAAACTTGGATGATGGGGGAAAAAAATGTGCCTACGATAATTATAACTGAAAAttctgttcaaaaaaaaaaaaattataactgaAAATCATCCAAAACACTGCAAATCCCAATTAGGGTCTGGTCATCCTTGTGGAGCCTCATCTGGTACTCCATTAGGCAGCTCCCTCAACCTACGAAGTTCCTCCATTATCCTAGTCTTTGTTGCAAATAATTCCTGCATTAGTTGATCCAAGGTTTGCCGGAGTTTTTTGATTTCGTCGATCAAAATTGTCATATCCCAAACTGGATCCGTCATCACTTCactagtgaaaaaaaaaaaaacaggaagtGTTAGATATCACTTCAGTAGAGTTATTGTATCCAGGGGTATTGTTGTTGTGCAAAAGGTTTCAACCAATGGCTATCTATCAGATATGATTATCAATGCAGTTTCGGTTAGTAAGTTTAGGCATGCCTAGACTCTGTTGCAGTTGGCAGTACTAGGTGACGCCTTCCGAGGGTAATTTGGCGAGACATTGTGATGAGATAATTCCTTGTTGATAATGGAGGATTTCAAGCAAAGGGAAGAATTGTTGATGTGGGTTGAGGTTTATGGTAACTGGTATAAATAAGGATTCTGCCTTAGTTGGGCTTCAGAATTCTTTGCTCACTATTTCGGTATTTCCTTATTTGtaattatctatatatatatttttttccccCTTAAAGGACAAGATTTTCAATCTTGCATAAAAGCAGTGTTTCTTTACAGTTTAGGGtgtgaaaggaaaagaaaaaggaagaggGAAAGAGTGTGAGACGAACTAAGGGATTGGGTTGGTTTGTGAACATATTGGGGACTAAGGTTTCTAAGAATTTGGAAAAAGATTGCTGCTGTTTTTTTCAGCATAGTGAAATTTGCTTACCGTCTTTCTTGAGAATGCTGACATctttacaacaacatacccaatgaaatcccacagtgtggggtctggggagggtaaaatgtacgcagaccttacccccatctcggaagatagggagaCTGTTTCCGGAGAATGCTGACATCTTTGCTGAACCTTATTAAAAATTGTGTCCATCATGCTCCTTTTTTATTGCTCTAAATGTTGGTTTAAAAGCAGCAGCACTCAAAGAGTAAAAGGAGATGGCTACGTAATTCATTTTGGTTCATTCGCTTGATTCACTTGCTTCAAATTTTCTTCTTCCTCTCTTTGGTAGATACACAAGGAGAACCATTCATTTCACAATGGAGTGGAGGAGTGTTTATGTACCTTTGTATTATCCTGGCTTCATGGTCCAAAAAAGGATTACTTGACTAGTTCTGGAATCGAAGGCATATGTATCATAAAAAGCACACCCCAATTTGATCCAAGAATATCCTCCTTCTTGAAATTGGCAAACCAGAAACTCAGAAAATCCTCTTGCAAGTCAACTTATACTTCTGAGCAAGACAATTCAGCATCCAAAGGATTGGCTCGTAGTAAAAGAGCTAGATATTTGTCTTCTCCACCAAAGCCAGATTCGTCCTTTAAGGCAAGTTATCACCTAATAATTCATTAATTTGAGTGATGATGCATGTGCCTAAATCATTCTCCTCTTCCTTTCCCTGTAGGGGATTAGCGGTGCCAAGAATGTGGTTGACATGAGATGTACAACAGAAGGTGTGCTACGGAACTCCATCACCTGTTACGATGTGGTAATTGCACTTTTCTTAAGTTCTTCATTCTGAACTGCAGCAACAGATTATAACTATAGCAGGCACTGGGATCATGATAAAGATCTTGGAGGGCAATGTTCAAATTACCATTTCATGCTAGTCGAGAACTTGGAGAGAAACTTGCTGCCTTCATCATTGAGAGATTTCATACATGAGCACACTTCTGTTTGGTCACAAGCACATATTTTTCCCAGCCCATCATATATGCCCTATGCACGAGGCATTATCGTGGTAGATTGTGAAGATAAGCTTCAAAAAATAAATCAGTTTTTGGACAATCCAACCCATCTTGTTGTGTCCCCTAAGGGAAGGTACGTTTTCAGAATTAGTTTCTTTCCTAAAGTAGTCTTTTGTGATCTCTCTCCTTTCATTGTAGTGTCTTCACTGGAAATAATTAtatcttattattattaattaaatGTTTAGGCTTCACTCATCATTCTATACTATTCCCACGTGTATTAGACTTGTATTGATTAGAATCTATCTCCCGTTAGAGTTGTGTTGTTTGGGTGTATCAGAATAATTGGTTTCCTGCCTCTACACAGATTATGAGCTAAAACACATTTTCATTCAGCTAAGTATCATGTTTGGCGTGGATCAAACTTGCTAAAATAGCTTTATGACTATTCTGCTTAGAAGAGCTTCCTTGCCAATTAACCAGCCACTCGAACTAGTTTAGATGTGAGGATAGCATCTGCATGTGTTCTAGTGTTATCAagagcgaaaagcgcaaaaaagctctaaggtcagctggggctttaagcacAAAGCGCACATAAAGTGTGGGTCCAAGACTaaaataataagcatgaataacaaatatatggacaaagaaattataaaagcattatgataaagtgaaatatcagtTATCTAGTGTCATCTCTTCTaaagaggctcattggcaaggaaaagtatgtcttagagccttgatgatgacacgaagcgcacataaagcgaggcgaagcgctcagcatgttttgagcctcgcttcagggcttaagcgcgcatTTGACAACACTGATGTGTTCATGATGCAAAGTTTTATCAAAGCATGCTTGtcttaatttttttcttacttttcatGTTATTGTTGGGAAAACAAAACTGTAGTATGGCATGCTTATATTTCCTGAGCTTGTGATTTGCGAAAACACCTTAGTTCAATTCTGCAGCACCACTTGTTTAAGGCCTGCTCTGTGGTTGCATCAATAGCATAAGCCTTTTTTCATGGCCCTGTAAGTGATAACTTGCTCAATGCCATCTGATATTAGTTGCTTCtgcaatttctttttcttttttgttgataatattgttgctTCTGCAGTTAgactttctctctttctctctctgacGGTCAAACTGATTCAAAGTTGAATTAGAGGTTCTAGAACGGTATCTATCTTTAAAATACATAAAAGAGAATCACAAAATATGAAATGGTTGAGTCCTTGTAAAGAGCCTATAGATGGTATTTATTTGTCTGAACTTCCACTCTATGCACTACACTTTTGGTGACTAGTTGGGATAGTTTTGAAAGATCTCTCTATACTAAATATGTAGTTTCACATGCTAATTCCCCAATTTCTGGTGCCTTCTAACAGTAAATAGTTTATTTTCGGGGATTGCTTGAAGTTCTATGCATTCTGCACTGTTTTGTTTTTCCTTGTttctttgtttatgttgttgaaAGTTTTGTTTTACTCTTCAAAACAGCTTCAAAGCAATGCTACTTCTTGCCTCAACTTCTGTTTACTGCTACTTACTTTCTTGCTCAAATGCTGTTTAATGCTCTGCTTCCTTTCACATTCGATGCTGTTTACTGTTTGGAATTCCTGTGATATAGGTATTTCAAGATCCTCTATGTTGATATGATAGTGGATGAAAAGAAAGAACAGACTCATATGAAAGTTCCCCAGGAAAAATGGCGAATATAGACTTGATGTGCCAATATTTTGAGGAACAGactttttgtgattttttttttttttttttgaaatgtaaCGTTCTAGAAGTAACTAACTGGAATCTTTGGGAAACAGGTGTCCACAAATGATATGGACAAATAAGGTTGCACATACTATTTTCCGAGTTTCCAACTCGCGATTGCTTGAAAATTGTCACATCCATTGAGGCACTAtttgttctttcctttttctttctcaTTCTCAGAAGTTgaaaattgatttgttttttcaTCCCTCTCTACTTCAAAGTGAAAGAGCTGGAAAGGAGGTGCAACACTCTGGTTTTGTGTGCCACCACCTTGGGTCTTTACTCTTAAATGCTGTTTAACATGCTTCTACAATTCAAATATTCTGAAATCCTTAAACATCGGTTTATAATTTGTGCTATAATTTATGCCAAATGTGTAGATCCTATTTCATTTTAATGCTTAAGAGTTGAATTTTCAAGCATGTCCGTAGATATTCTAGATTGGTCGCCTATGGAGTCATTTATTATTTCCATTTTCCTTTTACAGGCCGATGGTTATAAGTGAAAGAGATACGAGACACTCCATGATTAAGACGTCTCTTGGGAGCTTAGTGTACAGATCCCAGGTAAGGTTCATACCATTTATTGGTTAGATTTGAAAATGGTTGTAGGATATCAAATTAACCATATTTGTTAGATCTGTAGCATGGCACATTGTACTGCCAGTGCTACTTCACAAATGAGTTTGGTAGACGACATATTGGGAAATATCATATATATGAGGTTTCTTGATACTCTAGAAGCATGCATATCTGAATAGTTACTCGTGACGAGTGAAAAACTGGATGCTCAGTAGTCACTAGTCAAACTTGATTGACATTTAACTGTGCGGGGTAACAGGAGAGATGAGAATGTGGGATCAGTTGTTGTTAAGGTTTAAGAATCAAATTTATCTGGAGAAAATTTGTATATGCTCATGATCTTGAGGAATTGTGCTCTTTACACATACTTGTGGAAGTGCTTAAACATTGGTACAAAATGTCTTATGATGAGCTGTGGAAGAAGAGCTAGGTCATAGTGGCTCCAAACCTTGTGGGTTCGGTCACCTGACCGCTAAACTTAAATTACAAGTGATGAACACATCAggaaaagaaggaagaaaagatgTCTTCGCAATatttaaaaaagaagaaaaagtgaAATAGTAGACCGATGAGGTGAAATCAGTTTCATTCGATTTATTGCTAGTACATACTACCCTCTATGATCTGTGGTGGAATCTTGAACGGGCAAACTAGTTTAGATACAAATAAGCAAATACTTAGAAGAATTATCGGTTATCGGAAATATGTTTTAGAAACATTTTATTGATGGGCAAGCTTTGAACATGTGATTTTTTGTGGTGTCTTTCATTTTATATCAGATTTTTTGTTTCAGTTCATTGAGTCTGACTGCTCTCCTCCTTACGTCTTCACGTTTCTGTGTAGGATATACGTCAGGCAGAAAGTATCTGCCGAGACTTGATAGTAGTTCATTCAGGAAGTGAAGCATACAGAAGAGCAAACCAGGCCAAAGATTTGTTTTTGGAGTTTATGAGTCATCAACAGAGACTCTATAAGAAGTTAGCTTTGGAAGAGAGTTTTTTTTGGCAGATGCTGCAATTACAACCGAATTTTGATTCGTATCTGTGTTAAAACAACTACGAAGCGATACAATTTCTGTGTATATCTtgtgtttttgtcatgtttcaagATTTATTTTGCTTTAACTAACCCCTGCGACGATATGCCTTGTAGCAATCTCACTGTGTGCAGAGTTTTTCAGTCTTCCCTGCCCGGGGAAAGTGCCGGTGGAAACAAATGCAACTCCTTAGCTGCATTCTTCTTTGCCCATTCGTTGATTGGTGTTGGTTACCCATCCTACTTGCAATGTCAAGTTGCTCAAAAGGGGAGGAAGCAATGGTTAAGAGGTCCTAATTGGAGTTGCATGTTATGAGTTTGAATTTTTGTTATAGGCGTTGACTTTGACTTGTTGGAAATTCATTTAGATACTTTCTCCTAGGGACTGGTTGAGCACTTGATGGATCTAAAAAGGATGTGCCTTATAAAAAGAATTCTTCACAATACGAATGAGATAAAAAACTAAAGAAGATTGTCATTAGTCTAGACATTCTAAATATGAAATAGTCTAGAGATTTTAAAAAGTTATTttattctattcaaattgtaagaggtcAAGAGAGATTTTATTTTCTCCGTGAATCACTATATGTACACCATTACTGTGGCAGGCTTGCTGTTCCAAACATCAAAGTAATTTATTTATTCTTCAAGCAATGTACATGACTTGCACAGAAAACTATTGATATTTTTATTTCAAATTACTTTTAGATGGTTATTGAATTTGTCTGGATGTTCCATAAAATTCATATTGTTCAAGcattaacaaaaataaaaataatttggtGAACTAGTAACTTTTCACTGTCAACATATTGGCACTAGTAAAATAGTGCATGTACATTAGAACACTTGGCCTACAagttatatttatttcatttcgTTAATGCTTTTCTAAAGTTCAATGGAAAAAGGTTTTTGCCTTCTAATTATATTCGCACTTATTTCTACAAGCCCGTTAAAATATGTTCCAATTAGAGCAAATTTCATTTGGTTAATGTTAATGCACATAGGAAATGGAGTTTTCATTGCTGTATTTCATAAAAATATTCACCTCTTCAAGTTAATGTGTCTGATCCTATTCAAGTTAatgtttaattaattattattatttttggttAATGTTTATTTGATGTTAAAGCATGTAAAGGATTTGATTTTGCTGTAAAACTCAACTTTTTTGGTATGCAATTTGTATCACTTCTAGTTATAATCAGTTTTCACTATTGTCTACTTGAACATGGTAAATTTAAGTAAGCACATTATGATATTTTCCTATTTCTGGAAAAATATTAAATTTATCTTGTTTATGCaaatgaaaattttgattttgcaTCTTatacataaaatttgaattaTTTTGGTGTGTGATTGGTGTTTCTTTAAATTATATTTAGCCCCAACTTGGTAATTTTCATGAGTATACTAAAATAGTTACTGATTTAACTTAAAATTTTAGATTTCATTGATGTGGTTGACATGCAAAACATACTTTAAGCATAAAATTGATTTAATTTCCTAATTTTCACTGTGATGAAAAGATTAGTTTCAATTATAATAATTGTTTAAAAATTTAATCATCACGCCTTCTGATAAAATTCTTGATGTATATAAATATCCGCGGTATCGCGCTTCTTGTAAGTATCATTTTTAGGAAACGTTTCATCAATAATCTCTTAACCATTCTCCTAGAAATTTAGGCATGGAGAATAAGAAGAGTAAAGGGCGCCGAAAGATACCaatgaaaaaaatagaaaaacaagACGACCTATATGCTAGCTTCTCAAAGCGCCGTAAGGGTTTATACAAAAAGGCTAGCGAACTCGTTACAGAATGTGACATAGACATTGGAATGATAATTTTTTCCCCGACCGGTAAGCCTATGTCATTTTTTCACCCGACACTTGATGCGGTTGTTTCTCGTTTTCAGAATCCTGATATACAGTTAAGTGCAAGTGCTCATCTAGTCACGGCTCATACTCGAGATAGAGTGAACCAACTCAGTAGCAGGCTTGAAGAACTTGATACCATAGAAGACATTGCAATTGCTCAAAATAAATCATATGATGAAGTGATAAAAACTAGGCTGAGAGGTTGGTGGGAGTCGGTCGAGCAGCTCAATGCAGATGAAGTGACCGAGTTTGAAACTTGGTTAAAGAACGCTATTTTTTATATGCACAATCGTTTGAATCAATTGGAAAGTGGAGCTTCATCCTCCGGGATGTGAATCTTTTGGATGTGAAGTTTGAAAAAAATTCATTACTTATAGGAATATCAGTGAAAACCCTAGAAAGTGCAAATTTATATTATTAAGATGTtgattttttgttcttttttgttttatttcatGGATGCTACATCCTTGTACTCTGCCATGATTTCCATAATAATATTCGATATAGTTGTTAAAATTGTTTTCTCATACATACATTAGCTCGTAGGCCTCTTATATatgcggatccaggatttgaactTTACGGGTTCGAGTTTGGAATATTATTGCAGCTCAATTGCTTTTTGGGTGTGAAACATATTAATATATACAAGATCTGGGCCAAAAATATCGAATTCGAACGAATCCCTAATCTTTAATAATATATTCAACATATCTTGTATAATCTTCATAAGTAGAGTCCgcagcctaaagggtataaaaatacacggtatttatCAAAACGGAatgaccaaaaatttatataccaaaaggggtatatcgtgggctgatccacgatatacccccaAAATTTTTTTCATCTGACACGAAGTcaacgaaaaattaaaaaaaaaaaaaattgattgtataacgtggactgatccacgttatacaatataaattgtataacgtggatcagtccacgttatacaattataacttgtataacgtggatcagtccacgttatacaattataacttgtataacgtggactgatccacgttatacaattaaaaaaaaattccagcgttttacaaaataggagtccggaaccaaaatgcccgaagtgttttttccatactttgactaacgattagtcgtgtgtcaagactccgaaacgtcaatattttatctagaacctgatattttttttctgcgtacaataatgtaggcccaatacatcaaggatacgtagacgttcggatagtcattttaggggttgaaaaggtgcccgaagtaagttttgtttg carries:
- the LOC132636674 gene encoding uncharacterized protein LOC132636674 isoform X1: MKKSSKVPAKYDLEYRAYEDDAWYGVLVTLYGETMTVKFEGYPETYDVKFNAKDLKSKEQIDDFASRFRSVSPQLQDSECGSVIKEGMIICAACNAFGKDDMLFYDALVEAIHKENHSFHNGVEECLCTFVLSWLHGPKKDYLTSSGIEGICIIKSTPQFDPRISSFLKLANQKLRKSSCKSTYTSEQDNSASKGLARSKRARYLSSPPKPDSSFKGISGAKNVVDMRCTTEATDYNYSRHWDHDKDLGGQCSNYHFMLVENLERNLLPSSLRDFIHEHTSVWSQAHIFPSPSYMPYARGIIVVDCEDKLQKINQFLDNPTHLVVSPKGRPMVISERDTRHSMIKTSLGSLVYRSQDIRQAESICRDLIVVHSGSEAYRRANQAKDLFLEFMSHQQRLYKKLALEESFFWQMLQLQPNFDSYLC
- the LOC132636674 gene encoding uncharacterized protein LOC132636674 isoform X2 — its product is MKKSSKVPAKYDLEYRAYEDDAWYGVLVTLYGETMTVKFEGYPETYDVKFNAKDLKSKEQIDDFASRFRSVSPQLQDSECGSVIKEGMIICAACNAFGKDDMLFYDALVEAIHKENHSFHNGVEECLCTFVLSWLHGPKKDYLTSSGIEGICIIKSTPQFDPRISSFLKLANQKLRKSSCKSTYTSEQDNSASKGLARSKRARYLSSPPKPDSSFKGISGAKNVVDMRCTTEDYNYSRHWDHDKDLGGQCSNYHFMLVENLERNLLPSSLRDFIHEHTSVWSQAHIFPSPSYMPYARGIIVVDCEDKLQKINQFLDNPTHLVVSPKGRPMVISERDTRHSMIKTSLGSLVYRSQDIRQAESICRDLIVVHSGSEAYRRANQAKDLFLEFMSHQQRLYKKLALEESFFWQMLQLQPNFDSYLC
- the LOC132638724 gene encoding agamous-like MADS-box protein AGL29 → MKKIEKQDDLYASFSKRRKGLYKKASELVTECDIDIGMIIFSPTGKPMSFFHPTLDAVVSRFQNPDIQLSASAHLVTAHTRDRVNQLSSRLEELDTIEDIAIAQNKSYDEVIKTRLRGWWESVEQLNADEVTEFETWLKNAIFYMHNRLNQLESGASSSGM